The following proteins come from a genomic window of Micromonospora zamorensis:
- a CDS encoding GAP family protein — MSFLTVLPLAVVMVAGTKVVVAVFLASSDRPRAASLGFLFGGGLVVAAGVTVSWLVTRLVGGLAMDAGAVAGRIDRGPAIDLVVLVLLASLAVVVWLRRNRAGQPRWLGDLNHAGPARAARLCALLFVVTPSDDLTMAAVGASVARHDLPWWNLVPFVLVTVFLLALPLLARLVLGPRAVRSLTRMRDWAEGHSWVVDEVLIGFFALLTVVDLVRSG, encoded by the coding sequence ATGAGTTTCCTGACCGTCCTGCCGCTGGCCGTGGTGATGGTCGCCGGGACCAAGGTGGTCGTGGCGGTCTTCCTCGCCTCGTCGGACCGCCCTCGGGCCGCGTCGCTGGGCTTCCTCTTCGGCGGCGGGCTGGTGGTGGCCGCCGGAGTGACCGTGAGTTGGCTGGTCACCCGCCTTGTGGGCGGTCTGGCCATGGATGCCGGCGCCGTGGCCGGCCGGATTGACCGGGGTCCGGCCATCGACCTGGTGGTGCTCGTCCTGCTGGCCAGCCTGGCCGTGGTGGTGTGGCTGCGCCGGAATCGGGCCGGGCAGCCGCGGTGGCTGGGGGACCTCAACCACGCCGGTCCGGCCCGGGCCGCGCGACTCTGCGCGCTGCTCTTCGTCGTGACGCCCAGCGACGACCTGACCATGGCAGCAGTGGGAGCGAGCGTCGCCCGGCACGACCTGCCGTGGTGGAACCTGGTGCCGTTCGTGCTGGTCACGGTCTTTCTGCTCGCTCTTCCGCTGCTGGCTCGGTTGGTGCTCGGGCCGCGCGCGGTGCGGTCGCTGACCCGGATGCGTGACTGGGCCGAGGGGCACTCCTGGGTAGTCGACGAGGTGCTGATCGGCTTCTTCGCACTGCTGACCGTGGTGGATCTGGTGCGGTCGGGATGA